GGCAAAGCACAACTGTACTGCAGCTGTGTTGTTCAGTGGTCTTGCTGGTGGAACCGGCTTAGCCTATAAAGAAGAGAGTTTTctggaagaaagtatttattaCTGAGGAAACTTTTTGgcttgtttatgtgtgtttatgtttttttttttttttttccttgtgaaaGCTAATCTTGGTTTCTTACGTTAGGAATGTTTtacaaacatgaaataaaattactataaaaaaaaattagacaaagtACCCACTGCTTTAGCTCAAAAACTTTGATAAATTTTCTCAGTGTTATTCATGGGCAGAGTTCTCACTGATTATTCTTTTGTCCTGTAATATAAGATAGCAGGTTGTTTCCACCTTCACAGACTGTCTCAAGAAATTGCTACCATTCCTGCAAACACCAGGAAGTATTTCATCTCCTAAGATAGGTACAGCTCACTTAGGCACAGAATCAGTGTACATAGAAGCTTTCTGCTTTGTCTCTGAATAGGTACAGGTGAAAGAAAGTAATGTATGCTTTAGTTATGAAAATAGGACGAATATGAGTTTAGAACTTTAATAATCAAAAGATTTATGGAATTCACTGGAAAGATAGTATTGAAGTTGATGTGGTGGTTTACTGAACTTGGACCCACTtcagaaatatttaatatctggttttattttgtgttttagaaaagTCCCAAATcattaagatttttaattttgatcTTATAGTTTCaaaagacatttgtttttattgaaacagAAAGTGGAACAGAGCTATATATGTTTACTTTAAACTTGGGTGGTGCTGAAGAGAGAGATACTTGGGGGTTAGGAGATGCTTGAGCAGAGGTCCAGGACTCAGGTCCTAGCACCCTCTCAGATGGCTCAcggctgcctgtaactccagctccagggagccagtgccctcttctggactcctggAGTACCCGGGTGCGGTGCCCAAACATACACgcaggcacacatatataattttttaataaatatttctaagcTATGGGATTGGGAATGTCAGTGCTTTAACATTTAATGCAGTATAATAGAATTTTTCTGTGTTTCGTAATCTTATCTCTGATATAGTAATCTTTTAGATAATTGGAGTATCtcttattttgttgaaaatatactGAATTTGTCTTTATAAGATAGAAGATGAATAGCAACACAGAGTTAATCCATTTAATTATATAAGCTTACTGCTGAGCTGAAATATTAATACCTTATGAATGTATTTCAGATGCTTCTTTAACAACATGTTTGTAGTAACTGTCACATGAAATTATATTCTTGGACAGGCTTGAAAGCAGTGGCTTCCTTCCTTGCTGCACATGCTCACTGTGTGAATCTCTGCTTACATGTTGGCTACTTTCTTTCAGATACATCTATTGTGATGAAATTGACTTGGCTGCAGACACAGTGCTGGCCACACTGTATGCCGCCAAAAAGTACATAGTTCCTCACCTTGCCAGAGCCTGTGTTAATTTCCTGGAGACGAGCCTAAGCGCCAAGAACGCCTGCGTACTCCTCTCTCAGAGCTGCCTGTTTGAGGAGCCGGACCTGACACAGCGTTGCTGGGAGGTGATAGATGCCCAGGCTGAGTTAGCACTCAAGTCTGAGGGATTCTGTGACATCGACTTCCAGACACTCGAAAGTATCCTCCGCAGGGAAACGCTGAATGCCAAAGAAATAGTGGTTTTTGAGGCAGCCCTGAACTGGGCTGAGGTAGAATGCCAGCGGCAAGATCTGGCCTTGAGCATTGAAAATAAACGCAAGGTCCTAGGAAAGGCCCTGTACTTGATCCGCATCCCTACCATGGCCCTGGATGACTTTGCAAATGGTGCTGCACAGTCCGGGGTATTGACTCTCAATGAGACCAATGACATCTTCCTCTGGTACACTGCATCCAAAAAACCAGAGCTGCAGTTTGTGAGTAAAGCCCGCAAGGGCCTGGTCCCCCAGCGTTGTCACCGATTCCAGTCATGTGCCTATCGGAGCAACCAGTGGCGCTATCGGGGTCGCTGTGACAGCATCCAGTTTGCCGTTGATAAGAGGGTGTTCATTGCCGGCTTTGGGCTGTACGGCTCCAGCTGTGGCTCTGCCGAGTACAGTGCAAAGATCGAACTCAAACGGCAGGGCGTTGTCCTGGGCCAGAACTTGAGCAAGTACTTCTCAGacggatccagcaataccttccCTGTGTGGTTTGAGTATCCAGTGCAGATTGAGCCAGACACCTTCTATACAGCCAGCGTGGTGCTGGACGGCAATGAACTCAGCTACTTTGGACAGGAAGGCATGACGGAAGTTCAGTGTGGCAAGGTGACTGTCCAGTTCCAGTGCTCCTCAGACAGCACCAATGGCACTGGTGTACAGGGAGGGCAGATCCCCGAACTCATATTCTACGcctgaacttttcttttcttatgcaGCATGAGGTGCCCACATGGGCCCTCCTTGCCTGACGCTTAGCTCATTTGCAGATATGTGGTCAGCACAGGTAATTTGTAATGAATGAAGCAGTAGGCAGTTTCTAATGTCTTTGAACCTTTTAATTATGTACAGGCTAAAATGCAACATTCCGCTTTTAACTATATGCTTAGAAGAGCCAAGTTCTTACTCAGGCTTTGTGGGTTTCAAGTTGCGTCTGTACGCCTAGGGAGATCATGTGCTTTTCCAAGTGCCCACCAACCTCCTACTTCTGTACCTCTGAAGAAGATTTTGGATCAACTTGAATTTCCTttgatgaatggaaatatgtatcCTAAAGtagtatcattatttttaaacagaacCCCTTTCtctcaatcaataaataaaagcaaaaacaaagaacaggTAAACCTCAGTGTACAAATTTGAAAGAATATTTGCTTTGTAACAAGTAAACTTAGAGAGTAAATAGTAGGTCAGTAGTCAAGTTTGACTctgttcttttacatttgttgCTTCTGGGCCTTGCTTTTATAATCTTTGTATCTTAAGTTCATATATGTGTTACTCACTAAACAGTTCAGACTCTTGATGTAAGGAATTAGATATTTGTTTAGGCCATGATTTCAACTGCAAAGCAGACTTATATTCTTTCAGATTAGAAGACAAGATACCAGAATGCAGACAGCTTCTTTCAGAAGTGATAAAATTGGAAAATGTCATTGTTGATAGAAAGGTTGCAAACTTGCTAATTTACACTCTGATGGGTAAAAGGGAAGCCTGAAAATGCCTATACAACCAGCAGTCAGTTTACCAGTGAGAAAGAAGCATACACAATTCAGAAAAGCCACTCTGGCCTGGTAGTtttgcccccccacacacacacacaaaccactcacacacacacagtattggCTTGTTCTTAAGTCTTACTGCATAGGACTCCTgtttcttctcccccttctcctgctaAAAGAGGACCAAACAGTTCTTTAGAGGTATGGAGTAACGGTTTTGTAGCACTGTCAGTGTGATAAAGTActttttatgctttttcttttaaatcgaAACATTCTTTATCTGATGTGTGACCATAGCCGATCTTATTTGTTGATTATGAACAACCTTCTGGACTGCTAGAACCTGGCCTCTGGCCGTCTTAAAGTGCCAATGTATGACTGCAGGGTTTTTGAAAAATGGTTCGGAGTGACACTGGGTTATATCGAGTATTCACCTCATCAGCATCACACGCAGTTCTTATTTGTCCATGATACCATACGCAAAGAGGGAAAAGCTCGCAGACAACTTCTCCTTTTCCATGATGGCTCGGGTTGGCTTAGTGCCTGTGGCCCTGGTAGTGTCCAGTGTAGTCACTTGAAGCTGAAATATCCATGTGTTTCTGGGCAGCTTTTCTGCTCAGTGTGATCCTGAGATGGCTCCCTGCCACCCAGAGTGTGGTCCCTGGCCgcctccttcccctgctctgtAAGCCAAAGTTGACTTATCTGGAGCAGGGGCTAGTCCTGGGGTGTGTATGCCTGCGCAatatgtgcatgcaagtgtgctTGCCAACTCAGGAACTGCCTCCTCCCTGCCTGGCTAGTGGTAAGTGTGTCAGAACTAACCCACACACCCACTGCTGGTACCAGCAAGGCCCAATGAGTGACTGCTTCTACTCACTGGGCTTCTGGACCATTTCTTCCCTTGCAGATATGGGCTTGTGGCCTTTGGCCAGCTTCCCTGGTGGAGGAGAGCACTGGATTATGGGAAATGTTTTAATCATTTTGCCATTACATACATCTGTTAACATAGTTGACCAAAAGCTGTTATTGATGACTAGATGAATATTCCTAGGACAACTTTCCAAAATTATCTCTTAATTGCTTCCTAATAAAGGGAATGACAGGTTGTAGTTTTGGCAAAGCATCAATGAGATAAAGGTACATTGTCAATTAAAATTACTTCAACAAAGTTTTTTGCTTTACAGTTATGGTTAAACATTTCAGTAACTCATAGCTACCGTACAAATTGGTATGGTACATGCAAAGTGACTGGAAGGCACTTACTGTTAAGCCAGAGGAGAAGGAACTTTGTTTGGCACAGATTTTGTCCTGTGAGATAGTTGGGCTGGGTGTGATAGCCTTAAAGGGGCAGTGTCTATCCCCAACTCACTCTTACTGTGACTGAGCCACCCTTCATGTGGCTGGGCAAGTGCAGTTCACTGAGGATGGAAGAACTTAACTTTCTATTAATCATTATtatgtttccaaaaaaaaaaaaaaaaatccactttctGACTTGGCCTATGCCAAGAACTGTGGGTAAGATTGAAAAGCTGTACCTAAAGTAAGAGATTTTAGGTTCTGAACCTATTCTCCTGTATTCATTTTCAGCAAAATGAAAGATAATGCgcttgctttggttttctttggtaATTTTGAACTTTGTAGTTTGTAAGAATAAAAACCATTGTTCTGACAGGGCTGGCAGCTCTAGTGTATAAACACAACTTCATTAAGCAGAAAACGCTGTAGATGCTTTGCCCAGCATACCTGGCAGTCTTCATCATTGTTCATACTGGGGATAAGGGTAGCTAGGCTAGCAGTTCTAATGCAACATTCTTTCATCATATCTTAAGATAGTGTTTAAGTAAATGCTCTCATTTCTACATAATTATTGCACtgaactgtctttttttttttttttaaggtgtttaAATAAGCTCAGCTAATTCAGGACACTGCAGCCAACCGTGCATCAGTGTGCTTGACTTTAGCAGCTTACCGCATTatttatgaaggaaaatatata
The DNA window shown above is from Mus pahari chromosome 3, PAHARI_EIJ_v1.1, whole genome shotgun sequence and carries:
- the Btbd3 gene encoding BTB/POZ domain-containing protein 3 isoform X1, producing MVDDKEKNMKCLTFFLMLPETVKNRSKKGSKKANSSGGGGGGSGGSGSSKLPPVCYEIITLKTKKKKKMAADIFPRKKAASSSSSTVQQQQHQHNLCNNNLIPAPNWQGLYPTIRERNAVMFNNDLMADVHFVVGPPGGTQRLPGHKYVLAVGSSVFHAMFYGELAEDKDEIRIPDVEPAAFLAMLKYIYCDEIDLAADTVLATLYAAKKYIVPHLARACVNFLETSLSAKNACVLLSQSCLFEEPDLTQRCWEVIDAQAELALKSEGFCDIDFQTLESILRRETLNAKEIVVFEAALNWAEVECQRQDLALSIENKRKVLGKALYLIRIPTMALDDFANGAAQSGVLTLNETNDIFLWYTASKKPELQFVSKARKGLVPQRCHRFQSCAYRSNQWRYRGRCDSIQFAVDKRVFIAGFGLYGSSCGSAEYSAKIELKRQGVVLGQNLSKYFSDGSSNTFPVWFEYPVQIEPDTFYTASVVLDGNELSYFGQEGMTEVQCGKVTVQFQCSSDSTNGTGVQGGQIPELIFYA
- the Btbd3 gene encoding BTB/POZ domain-containing protein 3 isoform X2 codes for the protein MAADIFPRKKAASSSSSTVQQQQHQHNLCNNNLIPAPNWQGLYPTIRERNAVMFNNDLMADVHFVVGPPGGTQRLPGHKYVLAVGSSVFHAMFYGELAEDKDEIRIPDVEPAAFLAMLKYIYCDEIDLAADTVLATLYAAKKYIVPHLARACVNFLETSLSAKNACVLLSQSCLFEEPDLTQRCWEVIDAQAELALKSEGFCDIDFQTLESILRRETLNAKEIVVFEAALNWAEVECQRQDLALSIENKRKVLGKALYLIRIPTMALDDFANGAAQSGVLTLNETNDIFLWYTASKKPELQFVSKARKGLVPQRCHRFQSCAYRSNQWRYRGRCDSIQFAVDKRVFIAGFGLYGSSCGSAEYSAKIELKRQGVVLGQNLSKYFSDGSSNTFPVWFEYPVQIEPDTFYTASVVLDGNELSYFGQEGMTEVQCGKVTVQFQCSSDSTNGTGVQGGQIPELIFYA